In a genomic window of Erigeron canadensis isolate Cc75 chromosome 5, C_canadensis_v1, whole genome shotgun sequence:
- the LOC122599562 gene encoding ATP-dependent Clp protease proteolytic subunit-related protein 3, chloroplastic isoform X2, with the protein MSTTTLIPCCSSANIISSSRQTTTTIRVCSVLGRNKNAPLLPPLNPKDPFLSKLASIAAVTPPERLLNRPADLDTPPYLDLFDSPTLMATPASVERSVSYNEHRPRRPPPDLPSLLLHGRIVYLGMPVGMETEGFAIYDAMMQLKNEIHTVGVGAAIGHACLLLAAGAKGKRLMMPHAKAMIQQPRVPSSGLMTGSDVIIRAKEVIINKDTLVGLLAKHTENSVETVTQVMRRPFYMDSTTAKEFGVIDKILWRGQEKIMADAAPPEAWDKNAGIKSLDAM; encoded by the exons ATGTCGACGACCACCCTAATCCCCTGCTGTTCTTCAGCTAATATCATTTCTTCATCACGGCAAACTACCACTACAATTAGGGTGTGTTCGGTACTTGGTAGAAATAAAAATGCCCCGTTACTACCACCGTTAAACCCTAAAGACCCATTTCTTTCTAAACTCGCCTCCATAGCCGCCGTTACGCCACCCGAAAGGCTTCTCAATCGACCTGCCGATTTGGATACACCGCCTTACTTGGACCTTTTTGATTCCCCCACCCTCATGGCTACTCCTGCCTCA GTGGAAAGATCCGTATCTTACAATGAACACAGGCCAAGGAGGCCTCCTCCAGACTTGCCGTCATTGCTACTCCATGGAAGAATAGTGTACCTCGGCATGCCG GTTGGAATGGAGACCGAGGGTTTCGCGATTTATGATGCTATGATGCAATTGAAAAATGAG ATACACACTGTTGGAGTTGGAGCTGCTATAGGGCATGCATGTCTCTTGCTTGCTGCAGGGGCTAAGGGCAAAAGGCTTATGATGCCACATGCAAAAG ctATGATACAACAGCCCCGTGTTCCATCATCTGGATTAATGACAGGCAGTGATGTTATCATACGTGCAAAGGAG GTAATCATCAACAAGGACACACTTGTAGGCCTCTTGGCAAAGCACACTGAAAAT TCAGTGGAAACTGTGACACAAGTGATGAGGAGACCTTTTTATATGGATTCCACTACAGCTAAAGAGTTTGGTGTAATTGATAAG ATACTTTGGCGTGGTCAGGAAAAGATCATGGCAGATGCTGCTCCACCAGAGGCATGGGATAAGAATGCCGGAATCAAATCTCTCGATGCAATGTAG
- the LOC122601276 gene encoding uncharacterized protein LOC122601276, whose protein sequence is MSAWVTISTDTFTGNGQQGKDFWRRITEYYNEYRKSFSSRTQSKVKAHWYQLLPISNEFNQIFINVEKKYDSGWSDDQIKERKEPKWSGGSMDDGNAKRTKTTSSGSYTSSSDVQSSDVQTSIDVEDDDEVEFRPIGKKKALGKRKGKATTSNVEVNDSLRDLINQTNSLRMARIDEVNENIKDIKESYKSSKRIERNKDFISKYSRIE, encoded by the exons ATGAGTGCATGGGTAACTATTTCTACCGATACCTTCACCGGAAATGGGCAACAAGGTAAAGATTTTTGGCGCCGCATTACTGAGTACTATAACGAGTATAGAAAATCTTTTTCTTCTAGAACACAATCAAAAGTAAAGGCGCATTGGTATCAACTACTTCCTATCAGTAACGAGTTTAACCAAATATTTATTAATGTGGAAAAGAAGTATGATAGTGGATGGTCTGATGACCAAATAAAGGAGAG AAAAGAGCCAAAATGGAGTGGTGGAAGTATGGATGATGGTAATGCGAAGAGAACAAAGACAACCTCGTCTGGTAGTTACACATCATCGTCGGATGTGCAATCATCCGATGTGCAAACAAGCATCGATGTTGAGGACGATGATGAAGTAGAATTTCGTCcaattgggaaaaaaaaagcattgggtaaaagaaagggaaaagcAACGACATCAAATGTCGAAGTAAATGATAGTTTAAGAGATTTGATTAACCAAACTAACTCTTTGCGTATGGCTCGAATAGATGAAGTTAATGAGAACATCAAAGATATAAAAGAATCCTATAAGTCTTCGAAAAGAATTGAAAGAAATAAAGATTTTATCTCAAAGTACTCAAGGATTGAATGA
- the LOC122599562 gene encoding ATP-dependent Clp protease proteolytic subunit-related protein 3, chloroplastic isoform X1 yields MSTTTLIPCCSSANIISSSRQTTTTIRVCSVLGRNKNAPLLPPLNPKDPFLSKLASIAAVTPPERLLNRPADLDTPPYLDLFDSPTLMATPASVERSVSYNEHRPRRPPPDLPSLLLHGRIVYLGMPLVPAVTELIIAELMYLQWMDPKEPIYLYINSTGTTRDDGESVGMETEGFAIYDAMMQLKNEIHTVGVGAAIGHACLLLAAGAKGKRLMMPHAKAMIQQPRVPSSGLMTGSDVIIRAKEVIINKDTLVGLLAKHTENSVETVTQVMRRPFYMDSTTAKEFGVIDKILWRGQEKIMADAAPPEAWDKNAGIKSLDAM; encoded by the exons ATGTCGACGACCACCCTAATCCCCTGCTGTTCTTCAGCTAATATCATTTCTTCATCACGGCAAACTACCACTACAATTAGGGTGTGTTCGGTACTTGGTAGAAATAAAAATGCCCCGTTACTACCACCGTTAAACCCTAAAGACCCATTTCTTTCTAAACTCGCCTCCATAGCCGCCGTTACGCCACCCGAAAGGCTTCTCAATCGACCTGCCGATTTGGATACACCGCCTTACTTGGACCTTTTTGATTCCCCCACCCTCATGGCTACTCCTGCCTCA GTGGAAAGATCCGTATCTTACAATGAACACAGGCCAAGGAGGCCTCCTCCAGACTTGCCGTCATTGCTACTCCATGGAAGAATAGTGTACCTCGGCATGCCG TTGGTGCCAGCAGTTACAGAGCTCATCATTGCTGAATTAATGTATCTGCAATGGATGGATCCCAAAGAGcctatatatctctatataaatTCCACCGGAACTACACGTGATGATGGTGAATCG GTTGGAATGGAGACCGAGGGTTTCGCGATTTATGATGCTATGATGCAATTGAAAAATGAG ATACACACTGTTGGAGTTGGAGCTGCTATAGGGCATGCATGTCTCTTGCTTGCTGCAGGGGCTAAGGGCAAAAGGCTTATGATGCCACATGCAAAAG ctATGATACAACAGCCCCGTGTTCCATCATCTGGATTAATGACAGGCAGTGATGTTATCATACGTGCAAAGGAG GTAATCATCAACAAGGACACACTTGTAGGCCTCTTGGCAAAGCACACTGAAAAT TCAGTGGAAACTGTGACACAAGTGATGAGGAGACCTTTTTATATGGATTCCACTACAGCTAAAGAGTTTGGTGTAATTGATAAG ATACTTTGGCGTGGTCAGGAAAAGATCATGGCAGATGCTGCTCCACCAGAGGCATGGGATAAGAATGCCGGAATCAAATCTCTCGATGCAATGTAG